A portion of the Microbacterium hominis genome contains these proteins:
- a CDS encoding AAA family ATPase codes for MTITQEQATWFAQTFRQIADNVERAVLGKRHVVELVLTAMLSDGHVLLEDVPGTGKTSLARALGQSVQGTNTRIQFTPDLLPGDITGISVYDQKEGVFEFHSGPIFANIVLADEINRASPKTQSALLEVMEEGRVTIDGVSRQVGVPFLVLATQNPVEQAGTYRLPEAQLDRFMMRAAIGYPDHAATVRILDGAAVDTSTLSPIITPQALIGMADLAAQVYIDALVLDYIARLVDATRSADEVRLGVSIRGALALTRATRTRAAAQGRTYATPDDVKALAVAVLSHRLILHPEAEFDGVTQEAVVGQVLLDVTPPTRREAV; via the coding sequence ATGACGATCACGCAAGAGCAGGCGACCTGGTTCGCGCAGACGTTCCGCCAGATCGCGGACAACGTCGAGCGCGCGGTGCTGGGCAAGCGCCACGTCGTCGAACTCGTGCTGACGGCGATGCTCAGCGACGGACACGTGCTGCTGGAGGACGTGCCCGGCACCGGCAAGACGTCGCTGGCTCGCGCGCTCGGGCAGTCCGTGCAGGGCACCAACACGCGCATCCAGTTCACTCCCGACCTGCTCCCGGGCGACATCACCGGCATCAGCGTGTACGACCAGAAGGAGGGCGTGTTCGAGTTCCACTCGGGCCCCATCTTCGCCAACATCGTGCTCGCCGACGAGATCAACCGCGCCTCGCCCAAGACCCAGTCGGCGCTGCTGGAGGTCATGGAGGAGGGACGCGTCACGATCGACGGCGTCTCCCGCCAGGTGGGCGTCCCCTTCCTCGTGCTGGCGACGCAGAACCCGGTCGAGCAGGCCGGCACCTACCGCCTCCCCGAGGCGCAGCTCGACCGCTTCATGATGCGCGCCGCGATCGGCTACCCCGACCACGCGGCGACCGTGCGCATCCTCGACGGTGCCGCAGTGGACACCTCGACCCTCTCGCCGATCATCACCCCGCAGGCGCTGATCGGCATGGCCGACCTCGCGGCGCAGGTGTACATCGACGCCCTCGTGCTCGACTACATCGCGCGGCTGGTCGATGCGACGCGCTCGGCCGACGAGGTGCGCCTCGGGGTCAGCATCCGCGGCGCCCTCGCCCTCACGCGGGCGACGCGCACCCGCGCCGCCGCGCAGGGGCGCACCTACGCGACGCCCGACGATGTCAAGGCGCTCGCCGTCGCGGTGCTCTCGCACCGGCTGATCCTGCACCCCGAGGCCGAGTTCGACGGGGTGACCCAGGAGGCGGTCGTCGGGCAGGTGCTGCTCGATGTGACCCCGCCCACGCGCAGAGAGGCCGTATGA